Proteins encoded by one window of Enterobacter hormaechei subsp. xiangfangensis:
- a CDS encoding Zn-dependent oxidoreductase, whose translation MKSVVIQQPNALEIEERPLPLPGAGDVRVKIKLAGICGSDSHIYRGHNPFAKYPRVIGHEFFGEIDAVGEGVEGTRLGQRVSVDPVISCGHCYPCSVGKPNVCTSLVVLGVHRDGGFSEYAVVPAKNAWHIPDAIPDKHAVMVEPFTIAANVTGQAKPTEQDVALIYGAGPMGLVTVQALKGVYKVKQVIVVDRIDERLEMAQRSGADWVFNNGEQSLQTALDEKGIKPTLIIDAACHPSILQEAITLASPAARIVLMGFSSDPSQIVQQGITGKELSIFSSRLNANKFPVVIDWLEKGLIDPEKLVTHTFDYHHVTDAIELFEKDQRQCCKVLLTFDQ comes from the coding sequence ATGAAAAGCGTAGTGATCCAACAGCCGAATGCGCTGGAGATTGAGGAGCGTCCTCTCCCGTTGCCGGGGGCAGGCGACGTCCGCGTCAAAATTAAGCTCGCCGGTATCTGCGGTTCAGACAGCCATATCTATCGCGGGCATAACCCGTTTGCAAAATATCCGCGGGTAATCGGTCACGAATTCTTTGGCGAAATAGACGCGGTTGGCGAAGGCGTGGAGGGCACCCGACTCGGCCAGCGCGTTTCGGTGGATCCGGTGATCAGCTGCGGGCACTGTTACCCCTGTTCCGTCGGAAAACCGAACGTTTGCACCTCGCTGGTGGTGCTGGGCGTCCATCGCGACGGTGGTTTCAGCGAATACGCCGTCGTGCCGGCGAAAAATGCCTGGCACATTCCGGATGCGATCCCTGACAAACACGCGGTGATGGTTGAGCCATTCACCATTGCCGCCAACGTGACGGGGCAGGCGAAACCCACCGAACAGGACGTGGCGCTGATCTACGGCGCAGGCCCGATGGGGCTGGTCACCGTGCAGGCGCTGAAGGGCGTTTACAAGGTGAAGCAGGTCATCGTGGTAGACCGCATTGATGAGCGGCTGGAGATGGCGCAACGCAGCGGCGCAGACTGGGTCTTCAACAACGGCGAGCAGTCGTTACAGACTGCGCTGGATGAAAAAGGCATCAAGCCGACATTAATCATCGATGCTGCCTGTCATCCGTCCATTTTGCAGGAAGCGATTACGCTGGCGTCTCCGGCGGCGCGCATCGTGCTGATGGGATTTTCCAGCGACCCGAGCCAGATCGTGCAGCAGGGGATCACCGGCAAAGAGCTGTCGATCTTCTCTTCGCGCCTGAATGCCAACAAATTCCCGGTGGTCATTGACTGGCTGGAAAAAGGGCTGATCGACCCTGAAAAACTGGTCACCCATACATTTGACTATCACCACGTTACAGACGCCATCGAACTGTTTGAAAAAGACCA